The genomic region CAAGACATTTATTCGCGATATCTATGCTCATGCTCTCGATATCTTCCTGAGCAAGCTGACTGCGTAAAAGCTTAAATTTCTTCCTGATCTCAGACTTCTTCATCGAAAAGTGCTTTTGATTGCATGGAAATGTGAAAGATGGCATCACCCTGATATACGATCGGGGATTCATTGATATTAATCACATAACCCTCGCTACTGCTCTTGATCTTATGACTAAATTTACCATAGGGATCGGTAATTGTAGCGATATATTCACCCTTTTCAACATGTTTGCCACAGGGAATCTTGACATGTAGAAGACCACTGTACTTTGCCCGTAACCAGGAACTATTCTCGATAAGAACAGTGTCTCTTTTTACTTCTGGATATTCAAATTTATCATTCAGCATTTCCAGATGACTAAGAATACGCATAGCGCCGTCTACACCCACTTTTGCTACATCTTTATTGGAGTCCAGGGATTTTCCACCTTCGAACAGCAAAACGGGAATTCCTAATTTTGAACAGGTTTCCCGGTAGGATTTTGTGATCGTTTTGGAATGTATGGTAAAAGGAGCGTTGAAGATCTTCGCATATTTAATACTTTGTTCATCGCCTTTTTTAACTCGTATTTGTGGAGCATTGAACCTGGCAGCACCTCCGGTATGGAAGTCCAGGCAAAAATCTGCTATTGGTAGTATTTTCTTTACGAATTGATAAGCGAATCTACTGGCCAGCGACCCATTTTTTGTTCCGGGGAACACACGATTAAGATCACGTCCATCAGGAAATTCACGAGCCATGTTTAAAAATCCGAAGATGTTCACGATAGGGATACAAATCACGGTACCCACTTTAGGTTTGTTGACACCCTTCGAAATGATCTGCCTTACGATCTCAACTCCATTGATCTCGTCGCCATGAATTCCTGCTGTTAGAAGAACAACTGGACCAGGTCTTTTGGAACGCTCAATAATGACCGGCACCTCCACAGATGTGGTAGTGTATAGCTTGGCCATATTAAAATTTATGGTCGCTCTTTTACCCGGCAGTACTTTTTCTCCCAGGATCTCAAGAACATTGTTCTTGTCTATTCGCGGCATATGTTAGACGTTTCGTTCAATATATCTAATGATCGTTTTGGCAATATCCTTTCCGGTTGCTGCTTCAATCCCTTCCAGACCAGGAGAGCTGTTTACTTCAAGTATAAGAGGACCACGACTACTTTGCAGCATATCCACACCGGCCACACCAAGAGCCATTGCTTTCGCTGCCTTGATAGCTGCATTTTCCTCTTCATCTGTTAGCTGAATGATGGATGCTGAACCTCCACGGTGAAGATTCGATCTAAACTCACCTTCTTTACCCTGTCTTTTCATCGCACCTACAACCTGTCCATCTACCACAAAAGCCCGAATATCTGCTCCACCAGCTTCCTTGATGAATTCCTGCACGATTACTCTTGCCTGTAGCCCGTTGAAGGCTTCAATGACAGATTCTGCGGCATTTTGAGTTTCAGCCAGTACGACTCCTAATCCCTGAGTACCTTCTAGCAATTTAATGATCACCGGGGCACCACCAACATGATCCAGAATTTCAGTCACATCTTTCGAATAGTTGGTAAAAACAGTTTTAGGTAAACCAAGTCTTGCTCTCGATAATATCTGTAAACTTCTTAATTTGTCCCTGCTTCTTACCAGCGCCTGTGATTCGGTCGTGGTAAATGTTCCCATCATTTCGAATTGTCTTACTACAGCAGTACCGTAAAAAGTTACCGAAGCTCCAATTCTTGGGATTACCGCATCAGTATCATCCAGGAAATGGTTTTTGTAGTAGATACTTGGTTTCTTCTTTTCAATAACCAGGTCACACTTTGTAGGATCGATCACTTCTACTTCGTGGTTGCGCTTTTTAGCGGCTTCTACCAGTCGGCTTGTAGAATAGAGTCGGGGATTTCTGGATAATATTCTAATCTTCATATTACTTCAGGTTAAAAGAGACATCGATAAGCTCGGTGTCTACAATAAATTTTTTGGTTAAAAACTTTCTTCCAATTAATACCGGATATCGCATTTCCTGTCTGTCTGAAAGCGATAGGGATATTTTAAATACTTTTCCGAAGAGCCTGATATTGGTGCGTACCAGATATCGTTTCTGGATGATCCCGTTACTACTTCTTACAAATACAATGTCGTAATCCTTAAAAATAAAAGCTTTGCCATTATATAAAGGATGTTCAGCATCCAGAAAGGTACAATGCAGTTCATCATCAACTTCTTTGATATTCTCGCAATGTATCGAGGAGCTATAGGCTCCCGTATCAATTTTAATGGCGATGTCGTTGAGGTGTAAAGCAGGAAAATCTGCCTTGTCAAATCTTCCGATCACAATCTTCTCCATAATGCAATATACTAAAATGCCCTAAGTCTGGGAGCTGTGCAAAGTAAACGAAAGATTATACAATATTTTGATACGTAGGGTGATATTCTTAAAATTTACTTCGGAAGCCAAAAAAGGTTTAGTGAGCTTATTTTAATGTTTATTTTTGAGGTAATGGAAAAGCCAGCTCTGGACGTACAATTAAAAACTTTACCCAATAGCCCGGGTGTTTATCAGTATTTCGATAAGAATGGAAAGATCCTTTATGTAGGGAAAGCCAAGAATTTGAAGAAACGGGTGACTTCTTATTTCACCAAGAGACATGATAGCCATCGAATTGGAGTCATGGTCAAGAAGATCCATGAAATAAAACATATCGTAGTTGCTTCAGAAACCGATGCATTGCTCCTGGAAAATAATTTGATCAAGAAACATCAGCCCAGGTTCAATGTAATGCTAAAGGATGATAAGACGTACCCGTGGATATGCATTAAAAATGAGCGGTTTCCACGTGTTTTTCCTACCAGAAAACTGGTTCGTGATGGCAGCGAATATTATGGACCATTTACAAGCTTTAAAACCGTAAATACACTACTCGATCTAATCAAAGGATTATACAAGTTAAGAACCTGTAATTATGATCTTTCCGAAGATAAGATTCAGAATGATAAATACAAGGTCTGCTTAGAATACCATCTTGGTAATTGTGAAGGACCCTGTGAAGCATTACAACCTGAAGAAGAATATAATCGCAATATTGAAGCTATTCGCCAGATCGTAAAAGGTAATTTCAAGGATTCCCTTCAGCGTTTTCGAAATCAAATGAAAGAGCATGCTGAGAATATGGAATTTGAAGATGCTCAGCGAATCAAGATCAAGATCGATGTGCTGGAGAATTATCAATCCAAGTCTACAGTAGTGAATCCACGTATTAATAATGTAGATGTTTTTTCCGTAGTAAGTGATGAAGGTTACGGCTATGTAAATTTTCTCCAGTTATCTCACGGCGCGATCATACGCTCTCATACCATCGAGATGAAAAAGAAGCTGGATGAAAGCGACCTGGAATTGCTGGAACTGGCCATTGTGGAGATCAGGCAGCGTTTCAGCTCAAAATCTACTGAGATCTATGTGCCTTTCAAAGTAGATGTGGGTGAAGACCTTAAGATCACGGTTCCAAAACTTGGTGATAAAAAGAAGATCGTAGAGTTGTCCCAGCGAAATGCCAAGTATTTCAGGCAGGAACGGTTTAAGCAAATGAAGATCATAGATCCAGACCGTCATGTGAACCGTATTATGGCGCAAATGAAGGAAGATCTTAGACTTAGCGAAGAACCGCGGCATATCGAGTGTTTTGATAACTCAAATATCCAGGGAACCAATCCGGTTGCCGCCTGCGTGGTTTTCAAGGATGGAAAACCAAGCAAAAAGGATTATCGAAAATTTAATATTAAAACCGTAGAGGGCCCAGACGATTTTGCTTCTATGGAAGAAGTAGTCTTCAGGCGTTATCGAAGATTGCTAAATGAAGATGAGCCGCTTCCACAATTAATTATCGTTGATGGTGGAAAAGGGCAACTTTCCAGCGGTGTAAAGGCACTGGATACCTTAGGTCTCCGCGGAAAGATCGCCATCATAGGGATTGCAAAACGACTGGAAGAGATCTACTATCCAGGTGATTCCATACCTTTATATCTGGACAAAAAATCTGAATCTCTAAAGATCATTCAGCAGCTTCGAAATGAGGCGCATCGCTTCGGAATTACATTTCACCGGAATAAAAGAAGTAAAACCGCGTTAAATACCGAACTTGAGTCCATTGCCGGAATAGGAGAAAAAACAGTCATTGATTTACTGAAGAATTTCAGGTCTTTAAAAAGAGTGAAGGAAGCAAGCGAAAAGGAACTTGCTGAAGTGATTGGAGCTGCAAGAGCAACCATCGTCTATCAATTTTATCATAAAGAGAATGCGTAAATATCTTTTCATCCTTAGTCTTATCATTTCCTTTGGAGCAAAATGCCAGGAAGAGGATAGGCCAAAGGTTGGACTGGTATTAAGCGGGGGCGGTGCCAAAGGTCTTGCTCATATTGGTGTGCTAAAAACCCTTGAAGAGCAGGGCGTCAAGATCGATTATATTGGAGGCACCAGTATGGGAGCAATCATTGGCGGACTCTACGCTTCCGGCTATTCTGCCAGTGAACTTGATTCTATTTTCAGAACTACACAATTTGATATCCTTATTCAGGATAACCTGCCAAGGCGGGCGAAAACTTTCTACGAAAAGGAGGATTCAGAAAAATATGCGATCACACTTCCTTTTGACAACTTTGATATTTCATTTCCCAGCGGACTTTTTAAGGGTCAGAATATTTACAATTTACTATCAAGACTTACCATTCATGTAAGTGATGTAGAAGATTTTAGCGAATTACCCATTCCGTTTTTCTGTATTGCAGCCAATGTGGAAACCGGCGACGAAGTAATTCTGGATAGTGGATCATTGGCTAAGGCGATTTCAGCCAGTGGCGCGATTCCAACTCTTCTCAGTCCCATAAAAATTGATGGACAGTTATTAACAGACGGTGGGGTTGCTAATAACTACCCAATCGAAGAATTAAGGCGTCGTGGAGCTGAGGTCATTATTGGGGTTGATGTGCAGGATAGCCTTGTTAAGAGAGATAAATTAAGGAGTGTCTTTGAAATTATGAGCCAGATCTCAAATTTTCGTACGATCAATGACATGAAGGAGAAAGCTCCAAAAACAGATATTTACATTAAGCCGAATGTAAATTCTTTCTCGGTCATGGCTTTTGACAAAGGACAGGCGATCATAGATTCTGGAGCGGTGGCCGCAAACAATATGCTAGAGGAACTTAAGGTGCTGGGTAATCCTGATGATAGCTTATTAATTCGTAAGCCGGTTCCAAAGATCGATAGTTTTAATATTAGTGCACTTTCAGTAGAAGGAAATAATACCTACCCACGAGCTTATGTGCAGGGTAAATTAAAGCTTGACTACGAAGAAACATACAATTTCGATGATCTGAATATTGGGATTAACAACCTTTCTGCAACCGGTAACTTTGAGCGCATCAATTACCAGCTAATTCCAGAAGATGAAAATGGCAATTATGCACTTGCCATGCAAATTGAGGAAAGTGAAAACAAAATGCTGTTACGACTGGGATTGCATTATGATGAGCTTTATAAAAGTGGTGCGCTGGTGAATCTTACCCGCAAGAGTTTACTTTTTACCAATGATGTTGCTTCTTTGGATCTTATCGTGGGGGATAACCTGCGTTACAATTTTAACTATTACCTGGATAAGGGTTTTTACTGGAGCTTCGGAATAAATTCTCGCTATAACACTTTTGACAAAGGCTTGCTCTTAAATGGCATCAGGGATCCTGAGGGTATTAGTGAATTTCAGGATATTAGAGAGCTGGAAGTTACGGTGAGAGATTTCACCAATCAGATCTATGTGGAATCACTTTTTCAGCAGGTATTTTCCATAGGTGTTGGGCTGGAACACAAGTATTTGAAGTATAGCAGTAATACGTTTAACGATGCGATCAATCAAAGTCAGGAACTGGTCCTGGCAAATGACCACTATGCCGGCGGCTTTGGATACGTGAAATTCGATTCTTACGATAATAAATACTTCCCCACCAAAGGAGTTCGTTTTGATGGAGACTTTCATATTTACCTGTATTCTTCAGATTATAATAATGATTTTTCGGAGTTCTCGATCGCAAAGGGAAGTTTGGGTTACGCTATCCAGCCTTTTCCCAAATTCACTACGCGAATAAGTACAGGAACTGGTTTTAAGATAGGAAATGATGAAAGCCAGGTACTGGATTTCTTTCTGGGTGGTTACGGGAATGATTTTATCAATAATTTCAAACCTTTCCTGGGTTATGATTTCTTAAGCCTTTCCGCAGATAGTTATATAAAAGCGCAACTGGAGTTTGACTATGAGCTTTTCAGAAAGAACCATATTATCGCCAGCGCCAATATTGCCAATGTTGAAGATGACCTGTACACGACTGGAAACTGGCTAAGCATGCCCGATTATAATGGCTACGGAATTGGTTACGGAATCGAAACTTTTATGGGGCCACTGGAAGCAAAATATTCCTATTCACCCGAGACTAAAGAAAGTTACTGGTTCTTTAGCCTGGGATTCTGGTTTTAGCCGTTAATGGTCTGTAATCATTTTATCATTCTCGTGCCCGGTTTTTACACTAGATTTAAGATTAGTTCGGTAAATTTTCTTGATATTTGTGTAAATCGAAATAAATACTGGAAATAATAACAATCCTTCAATAAATGAATTCATTTTTGATCGATTTTAAAATATAATCACATGCCTTTTTATCATAAACTCGGCAAGATCCCACACAAGCGCCATACGATTTTCAGAAAACCTGATGGAAGCCTTTATTATGAGCAACTTTTTGGAACGATTGGTTTTGACGGAATGTCTTCCAATCTGTATCATGAACATCGCCCGACTCAGGTGAAGGAAATCAAAGGAAGTTACGATGTACGACCGAAGGTTGCGATTGAAAATAACCTGAAATCATACCGTTTAAAAGGTTTCCAGATAACTCCGCATCCGGATTATTTACAGAGTAGAAAAGCAGTTTTGACCAATGTAGATTGTGATATTATTCTCGCTTCCCCTCAAGGTTCTACGGAAGATTATTTCTACAAAAACTCTGATGCAGATGAATTGATTTTCGTGCACAAAGGATCTGGTAAACTTAGAACTCATCTTGGAAACATAGATTTTAAATACGGAGATTATTTACTGATCCCAAGAGGTACGATCTACAAGATGGATTTTGATGATGAGAACAACAGGCTATTTATCGTAGAATCCCGCAGACCGATCTATACTCCAAAACGATACAGAAACTGGTTTGGACAACTTCTGGAACATTCTCCATTTTGCGAAAGAGATTTGCGCCAGCCGCATGAACTGGAAACCAATGATGAAAAAGGAGATTTCCTAATTAAAATTAAAAAGCAGGGAGAAATTTTCGATATGGTCTACGCGACACATCCATTTGATGTGGTAGGCTATGACGGTTACAACTATCCTTATGCATTTTCAATTCATGATTTTGAACCTATTACAGGAAGGATACATCAACCGCCACCGGTACATCAAACCTTCGAGACAGACGCTTTTGTAGTTTGCAGTTTTTGTCCGCGTAAATACGATTATCACCCAGAAAGTATTCCTGCGCCTTACAGTCACAGTAATATAGATAGTGATGAGGTGCTCTATTATGTAGATGGTGATTTTATGAGTAGAAACGATATCGAAGCAGGTCATATATCCTTGCACCCGGCGGGGATCCCTCACGGGCCGCACCCGGGAGCAGTCGAAAGAAGTATCGGCCAGGTAGAAACTGAAGAGCTGGCTGTAATGGTAGATACCTTCAAGCCGTTAAAACTTACTGAAGAAGCGATGAAAATTGCCGATGAGACCTACTACAGGTCCTGGTTAGATGGAGAGCATTAAAAGATGAAAGAAGATTTATCAGCACAGGATAGAGCGATGTGGTAATACTTTGAAATTCGATTTCAAATTTATAACATATTTACATCCTTTAAAATAAAAACCAATGTCAACAGATAGCACATCATTAAATTTAGAAAAAGTAGTTCCTGAAGCGGAAGATTTTCTGCCAATCCTGGGAACAGACTTTGTAGAATTATACGTGGGGAATGCCAAGCAGGCGGCCTATTATTATCAGCACGCTTGGGGTTTCCAGCCAATCGCTTATTCGGGTTTGGAAACTGGTCGTAAAGACAGCGTTTCTTACGTAATGCAACAGGGGAAAATTAGAATTGTTCTTACTTCACCATTGCAGCCGGAAGGTGATATCAATGCGCATATAGACAAGCATGGTGACGGAGTAAAGTTCGTGGCACTATGGGTGGACGATGCGAGAAAGAGCTATGAAGAAACTACAAAAAGAGGGGCAAAATCTTATGTAGAGCCATATGTAATGGAAGATGAAAACGGGAAAGCCGTGATCTCAGGAATCCATACTTATGGAGAAACCATTCACCTTTTTGTAGAACGTAAGGATTATACCGGACCATTTTTACCAGGGTACAGAATTTATAATACCAAAACTCAGGTGCCAGATACAGGTTTACAATTTATCGACCATATGGTTGGAAATGTAGGATGGAACGAAATGGACAAATGGGTGGAATTCTACGGAAAAGTAATGGGCTTTGCCCAGTTGGTATCTTTTGATGATAAAGATATCTCGACCGACTATACCGCGCTTATGAGTAAGGTAATGAGCAATGGGAACGGTAGAATTAAATTTCCTATTAATGAGCCTGCGGAAGGAAAAAAGAAATCACAAATCGAAGAATATATCGATTTTTATAATGGAGCCGGAGTCCAGCATATCGCTTTAGCTACAGATAACATTATCGAAACAGTTACAGCATTAAGAGATAGAGGTGTGGAATTCTTATATGTTCCGGAAACTTACTATGATGATCTACTCGATCGTGTTGGTGAGATCGATGAGGATCTGGAGCCGTTAAGAGAACTTGGAGTACTGGTAGATCGCGATGATGAGGGGTATTTGTTACAGATCTTTACAAAACCAGTTCTGGACAGACCCACTATGTTCTTCGAGATCATCCAGAGAAAAGGTGCTCAATCCTTCGGAAAAGGAAACTTTAAAGCTTTGTTCGAAGCAATTGAAAGAGAACAGGATTTGCGAGGTACATTAAATTAAGATTAAATATCTGCTAAAATTTAAGTGGAAAAATGAAATAAATGACAATCTGGTAAACGTTTAGTTAAAGTTTATTTAAGAGTTGTGGGTAAGGGAGAAATATGAGACTTTTGCACCGCATTTCTGGAGTGGTTACCAGAATTGAATTTTTTTTCATAATTTAAGTTTTAGTTGGTTAATAAGACAAAATTCCCCATCATTAATTTGATGGGGTTTTTTTGTTTTGATACTTTTGGAATAGTAATTGTAATCCACCATACGCCTGAAAATTCTGTTACTTAGACAATTAAACCTATGAGAAATTATATTACAATTACCTTTCTTTTTTTTGTGTTTACCACTGGAAGTATGTTGTCACAAGAGGCATATGGCGAAGGAGAGTGGTTTAAATTCAGAATACATTACGGTTTATTTAATGCGAGTTATGCGACGCTGGAGGTAAATGAAACTAAATTTCAGAATAAACCTGTCTATCATATAAAAGGACGAGGTAGATCTACAGGATTATTAGGTTTATTCTTTAAAGTGGATGATGATTACCAAACCTATATCGATAAGCGAACCGGAAAACCTTATCGCTTTATTCGCGACATTAATGAAGGCGGTTATACGAAGGACCTGGTGATCGACTTTGATCATGATGACAAGAAAGCCCATGTTCTAAATAGAGAGAACAATCAGAAAAAATCATATTCTGTACCTCATAATGTACACGATATGTTATCATCATTTTACTATATTCGCAACCAAATTAAAAACGACGAGTTAGAGCCAGGTGATGAGATGCGTTTAAACATGTTCATCGATGACGAAAACCTCGATTTTAAGCTTGTTTTCCTGGGGCGTGATACGATTAAAACCAAGTTTGGTAAAGTTGCAACCCTCAAATTCAGACCTTATGTACTGGCCGGTAGAGTATTTAAGGAGAAAGAAAGTCTTACTTTCTGGATTAGTGATGATAAGAACAAAATTCCGGTGAAAATTGAAGCAAATCTGGCCGTAGGGTCTTTGGATGCCGATCTTGAAGCTTACAAAGGTCTAAAGCATCAATTTAGTATACAAGTGGATTAATATGGAGATAAAACCCGAAATCGCGGAACGAATTGGAAAGCTTGAAGAAAAGTTCAAAAATTCGGGACAGGATATGGGGTCTTATCTGGATGGTCTCTTATATGACCGCTATCTTTCCTACTGGGATTATATTAGTGTAGATACATTATTAAGTTTACAGAAGACCAATACGCACTTTCCAGATGAGATGATCTTTATCACTTATCATCAAATCACTGAACTATATTTTAAGCTCATCATTCATGAGCAAAAACAGATCATAGAAACTACAACACTCACATCTGCCTATTTCGTTGAAAAGCTGAATAGGATGAACAGGTATTTTAGAATTCTTATCGATTCTTTCGATGTAATGATCAAAGGAATGGAAAGGGAACAGTTTCTGAAATTCAGAATGGCATTACTGCCTGCCAGTGGATTCCAGTCGGCTCAGTTCAGGATGATCGAACTATATTCAACTCCTTTAGAAAATCTTGTCGATTTTAATTTGAGAGATGAATTTACGGTAGAAAACTCTTCCGAAGAACTTTTTGAGAATATCTATTGGAAAAAAGGAGGGATAGATCTGGAAACCGGCGAGAAAACTCTTACGCTTAAGCAATTTGAAAAAAGATATACTCCGCGATTTCTAAGAATCGCGAAGGATGTATACGGAACCACCATATACCAGCGTTACCAGGCTATGCATGAAGATGATCGTCAAAATGAAGATCTTCAACAGGCACTGCGAAACTTTGATGTTAATGTAAATATCAACTGGTTGCTTATGCATATGGGTGCTGCTTACCGATATTTGAGCAAGAAAGACGAAACTATAAAAGCGACAGGTGGAACAAACTGGAAAAAATTCCTGCCGCCAAGTTTTCAAAGAGTTTCTTTCTTTCCCGATTTATGGAGTCAGGAAGAACTGAACGACTGGGGGAAGCAATGGGTGAACCATACATTTAATACTGAAAAACAAAAAGCATAAAAACTTGAAGAAATTAGGCTTATTAGTAATGCTAATGCTGGCAATGACTGCCTGCAATGACGATGAGAAAGAACAGGCCGTTAACGAGGTCGAGACCAAAAAGATTCCTGCGCTCGAGAAACAGTATGGTTTTGTACTGAATGACTTTGAGGTAATAAGGGATACGATAAGGTCTGGTGATAGTTTTGGTTACATCATGGATCAAAATGGCGTGGGTCATGGAAAGGTCTTTGAAGTTGCTGAAAAAGTAAAAGATACCTTTAACCCCGCGAGGATCACTGCCGGTAAAAAGTATATGATCCTCAAAGCAAAAGATTCGGCTAAAACTCCGCAATATTTCATTTACGAAAATGATAAGATCAACTATACGGTAGTATCTATTGGGGATAGTATTTATGCTGAAAAGAAGAAAAGACCCGTTACAGTCAAGCAAAGAGAAGTAAGCGGAGTGATCACTTCTTCCCTTTCAGAAGCGATGCAGGCTCAGGGCTTGAGTAATCTTCTGGTTTACGAACTTTCAAATATTTATCAATGGAGTATTGATTTCTTTAAACTTCAGAAGGGAGATCAGTTCAAAATGGTTTACCAGGAGAAATATATTGACGATACTATTTTCGCCGGGATTGAAAAGGTAGATGCGGCAGTTTTCAAACATTCAGACAGACCATACTACGCCTTTAGTTATATGACCGACAGTATTTCTGGTCAGCCTAGTTTTTATGATGAAGAAGCAAAAGCATTACAAAGCTTTTTCCTGAAAGCTCCGCTCAATTATTCCAGGATCTCTTCAAGGTTTACGAAGAGACGTTTTCACCCTGTTCAGAAAAGATGGAAAGCTCACCTGGGAACAGATTATGCTGCACCACATGGCACGCCGATCGTAAGTACAGCTAATGGAACGGTGATCGCTTCAGGCTATACTTCCGGAAACGGGAATTATGTGAAGGTGAGACATAATGGAAAATATACGACACAATATCTTCACATGAGTAAGCGTGCAGTTAGAAATGGACAAAGTGTAAAGCAGGGCGATGTGATAGGTTATGTTGGAAGTACAGGACTTGCAACCGGGCCACATGTATGTTATCGATTCTGGGTGAACGGTAAACAGGTGGATCCATTTCGCCAGAACTTACCCTCAGCCGAGCATATTACAGACAATCTAAAAGACGATTATTTCAATCATATTGAATCGATTCGGGCAGAACTGGATCAAATTCCCTATAAAAGTATCTAGATGAAAAATATA from Christiangramia sp. OXR-203 harbors:
- a CDS encoding peptidoglycan DD-metalloendopeptidase family protein; its protein translation is MKKLGLLVMLMLAMTACNDDEKEQAVNEVETKKIPALEKQYGFVLNDFEVIRDTIRSGDSFGYIMDQNGVGHGKVFEVAEKVKDTFNPARITAGKKYMILKAKDSAKTPQYFIYENDKINYTVVSIGDSIYAEKKKRPVTVKQREVSGVITSSLSEAMQAQGLSNLLVYELSNIYQWSIDFFKLQKGDQFKMVYQEKYIDDTIFAGIEKVDAAVFKHSDRPYYAFSYMTDSISGQPSFYDEEAKALQSFFLKAPLNYSRISSRFTKRRFHPVQKRWKAHLGTDYAAPHGTPIVSTANGTVIASGYTSGNGNYVKVRHNGKYTTQYLHMSKRAVRNGQSVKQGDVIGYVGSTGLATGPHVCYRFWVNGKQVDPFRQNLPSAEHITDNLKDDYFNHIESIRAELDQIPYKSI
- a CDS encoding tryptophan 2,3-dioxygenase family protein, whose product is MEIKPEIAERIGKLEEKFKNSGQDMGSYLDGLLYDRYLSYWDYISVDTLLSLQKTNTHFPDEMIFITYHQITELYFKLIIHEQKQIIETTTLTSAYFVEKLNRMNRYFRILIDSFDVMIKGMEREQFLKFRMALLPASGFQSAQFRMIELYSTPLENLVDFNLRDEFTVENSSEELFENIYWKKGGIDLETGEKTLTLKQFEKRYTPRFLRIAKDVYGTTIYQRYQAMHEDDRQNEDLQQALRNFDVNVNINWLLMHMGAAYRYLSKKDETIKATGGTNWKKFLPPSFQRVSFFPDLWSQEELNDWGKQWVNHTFNTEKQKA